One Electrophorus electricus isolate fEleEle1 chromosome 13, fEleEle1.pri, whole genome shotgun sequence DNA segment encodes these proteins:
- the brms1la gene encoding breast cancer metastasis-suppressor 1-like protein-A isoform X1, whose amino-acid sequence MPVHTKEKKDSNHEDMEVDFPEQEGSSSDEEDSETSSVSEDGESSEMDDEDCERRRMECLDEMTNLEKQFTDLKDQLYKERLSQVDAKLQEVMSGKAPEYLEPLANLQENMQIRTKVAGIYRELCLESVKHKYDCEIQAAFQHWESEKLLLLDTVQTELEEKIRRLEEDRHSIDITSELWNDELQSRKNKKKDPFSPDKKKKPVVVSGPYIVYMLQDLDILEDWTAIRKAMATLGPHRVKTDVSSSKSDKHQHTARSEDGRLFYDGEWYSRGQTICIDKKDEYPTSAIITTINHDEVWFKRVDGSKSKLYISQLQKGKYTIKHT is encoded by the exons ATGCCAGtgcacacaaaagaaaagaaagacagcaaCCACGAAGACATGGAGGTGGATTTTCCAGAGCAGGAAGGTAGCAGTTCCGACGAGGAAGACTCGGAAACCTCATCCGTGTCTGAAGATGGTGAAAGTTCTG AAATGGATGATGAGGACtgtgagaggaggagaatgGAATGTCTGGACGAAATGACTAATCTTGAGAAACAGTTCACAGATCTCAAAGATCA GTTATACAAGGAAAGGTTAAGTCAGGTTGATGCCAAACTTCAAGAGGTGATGTCAGGAAAGGCTCCTGAATACTTGGAACCTCTGGCAAACCTTCAGGAAAACATGCAGATTAGAactaaagtggctg GCATCTACAGGGAACTTTGCTTGGAGTCAGTGAAGCATAAATATGACTGTGAAATTCAGGCAGCTTTCCAGCACTGGGAG AGTGAGAAACTGCTACTGCTCGACACAGTTCAGACAGAACTGGAGGAGAAAATTAGACGTTTGGAAGAGGATCGCCACAGTATAGATATTACCTCAG AACTGTGGAATGATGAACTACAATCaaggaaaaacaagaagaaagatCCATTCAGtccagacaaaaaaaaaaaacctgttgtTGTGTCTG GACCATATATTGTTTACATGTTGCAAGATTTGGACATATTGGAGGACTGGACTGCCATCCGGAAG GCTATGGCTACTTTAGGACCTCACAGAGTCAAAACCGATG TCTCTTCTTCAAAGAGTGACAAACACCAGCATACTGCTCGCTCAGAAGATGGACGCCTGTTCTATGATGGTGAATGGTACAGTCGAGGACAGACCATCTGTATAGACAAGAAGGATGAGTATCCTACAAG tgctataataactacaatcAATCATGATGAAGTCTGGTTTAAACGTGTGGATGGCAGCAAATCCAAGCTCTACATCTCTCAACTTCAGAAAGGCAAATACACCATCAAACACACCTGA
- the brms1la gene encoding breast cancer metastasis-suppressor 1-like protein-A isoform X2 yields the protein MEVDFPEQEGSSSDEEDSETSSVSEDGESSEMDDEDCERRRMECLDEMTNLEKQFTDLKDQLYKERLSQVDAKLQEVMSGKAPEYLEPLANLQENMQIRTKVAGIYRELCLESVKHKYDCEIQAAFQHWESEKLLLLDTVQTELEEKIRRLEEDRHSIDITSELWNDELQSRKNKKKDPFSPDKKKKPVVVSGPYIVYMLQDLDILEDWTAIRKAMATLGPHRVKTDVSSSKSDKHQHTARSEDGRLFYDGEWYSRGQTICIDKKDEYPTSAIITTINHDEVWFKRVDGSKSKLYISQLQKGKYTIKHT from the exons ATGGAGGTGGATTTTCCAGAGCAGGAAGGTAGCAGTTCCGACGAGGAAGACTCGGAAACCTCATCCGTGTCTGAAGATGGTGAAAGTTCTG AAATGGATGATGAGGACtgtgagaggaggagaatgGAATGTCTGGACGAAATGACTAATCTTGAGAAACAGTTCACAGATCTCAAAGATCA GTTATACAAGGAAAGGTTAAGTCAGGTTGATGCCAAACTTCAAGAGGTGATGTCAGGAAAGGCTCCTGAATACTTGGAACCTCTGGCAAACCTTCAGGAAAACATGCAGATTAGAactaaagtggctg GCATCTACAGGGAACTTTGCTTGGAGTCAGTGAAGCATAAATATGACTGTGAAATTCAGGCAGCTTTCCAGCACTGGGAG AGTGAGAAACTGCTACTGCTCGACACAGTTCAGACAGAACTGGAGGAGAAAATTAGACGTTTGGAAGAGGATCGCCACAGTATAGATATTACCTCAG AACTGTGGAATGATGAACTACAATCaaggaaaaacaagaagaaagatCCATTCAGtccagacaaaaaaaaaaaacctgttgtTGTGTCTG GACCATATATTGTTTACATGTTGCAAGATTTGGACATATTGGAGGACTGGACTGCCATCCGGAAG GCTATGGCTACTTTAGGACCTCACAGAGTCAAAACCGATG TCTCTTCTTCAAAGAGTGACAAACACCAGCATACTGCTCGCTCAGAAGATGGACGCCTGTTCTATGATGGTGAATGGTACAGTCGAGGACAGACCATCTGTATAGACAAGAAGGATGAGTATCCTACAAG tgctataataactacaatcAATCATGATGAAGTCTGGTTTAAACGTGTGGATGGCAGCAAATCCAAGCTCTACATCTCTCAACTTCAGAAAGGCAAATACACCATCAAACACACCTGA
- the lrrc57 gene encoding leucine-rich repeat-containing protein 57: MGNSALKAHLETSEKTGVFQLTGKGLQEFPEELQRLTGNLRTVDLSNNKIEVLPAFISSFQQLRSLTINSNKLASLPNDIGKLKKLEVLILNGNQLQQLPASIGQLKALRTFSVSGNRFREFPSGLGSLRQLDVLDLSRNQIQTVPAEVAELQAIEINLNQNQISTLSLELSRCPRLKVLRLEENCLELSSIPTSILSHSQVALLSVEGNLFEVKKLRDLDGYDKYMERFTATKKKFT, encoded by the exons ATGGGGAACAGCGCTCTTAAAGCTCATTTGGAGACTTCTGAGAAGACTGGAGTTTTTCAGCTGACTGGGAAGGGTCTTCAAGAG TTCCCAGAAGAATTACAGAGGCTTACAGGAAACCTCCGGACAGTTGACCTGTCCAACAACAAAATTGAAGTGCTGCCGGCTTTTATAAGCAGCTTCCAGCAACTCAGAAGTCTCACTATAAATAGTAACAAACTAG CCAGTCTACCAAATGACATTGGGAAATTGAAGAAGCTGGAAGTCCTTATCTTGAATGGAAACCAGCTCCAGCAGTTGCCTGCCTCTATTGGCCAGCTTAAGGCCCTGCGCACCTTCAGTGTTTCTGGAAATCGCTTCAGGGAGTTTCCCAGTGGCCTGGGTTCCCTCCGCCAGCTTGATGTTTTGGACCTGTCCAGAAACCAAATTCAGACTGTACCTGCAGAGGTGGCTGAACTTCAGGCGATTGAAATCAATCTCAACCAGAACCAG ATTTCAACTCTGTCCCTGGAGCTGTCACGCTGTCCCAGGCTCAAGGTTCTACGACTGGAGGAGAACTGCCTGGAGTTGTCCTCCATCCCCACCTCCATCCTCAGCCACTCCCAAGTGGCCCTGCTCTCCGTGGAGGGCAACCTGTTTGAGGTCAAAAAGCTACGGGACCTCGATGGATATGACAAG TACATGGAACGCTTCACAGCAACCAAGAAGAAATTCACTTGA